One genomic window of Osmia bicornis bicornis chromosome 5, iOsmBic2.1, whole genome shotgun sequence includes the following:
- the LOC114871163 gene encoding ADP-ribosylation factor 1 has translation MGNMFATLFKGLFGKKEMRILMVGLDAAGKTTILYKLKLGEIVTTIPTIGFNVETVEYKNISFTVWDVGGQDKIRPLWRHYFQNTQGLIFVVDSNDRERIGEAREELMRMLAEDELRDAVLLIFANKQVRSPNAMNAAEITDKLGLHSLRNRNWYIQATCATSGDGLYEGLDWLSNQLKSANR, from the exons ATGGGGAATATGTTTGCAACCTTATTCAAAGGCCTATTTGGCAAAAAGGAAATGAGGATTTTGATGGTGGGTCTCGATGCAGCTGGTAAAACCACAATTCtgtacaaattaaaattaggggAAATTGTCACTACAATTCCCACTATAG GTTTCAATGTAGAAACAGTTGAATACAagaatataagttttactgTATGGGATGTGGGTGGCCAAGACAAAATCAGACCTCTGTGGCGACATTACTTTCAAAATACACAA GGACTGATATTTGTCGTTGACAGTAATGACAGGGAACGTATTGGCGAGGCACGCGAAGAACTAATGAGGATGTTAGCAGAAGATGAACTTAGAGATGCTGTACTTCTTATATTTGCTAACAAACAAGTAA GATCTCCCAATGCAATGAATGCAGCGGAGATTACCGATAAGTTGGGCCTGCACTCTTTACGCAATCGTAATTGGTACATTCAAGCAACGTGCGCCACAAGTGGAGACGGACTTTACGAGGGCCTCGATTGGCTCTCCAATCAGCTCAAAAGTGCCAATCGCTAA